The window gccgccttggtgcaggaacgtgaccgcctggtcaagaggttggccgaccaggaagagagccacaaggcggctctgaaggcggtgcaagacagcgaagccgccctccaggctgagtacgagacagaggcggctggctgggccgaaGCAAAGCAGACGCTGAacaatggctatggccagatcgaagatttggttgacggtaagccgcctgcttcttcgtcctttcttgctgcctgccgcttttggcttgttttctgacttggtgttttctcttctttctctttctttcttgcacagagtacttccctggctactctaccgccaccaaccagatcatcgaggcccgccgccaagcacGAAGGCAGGCAGGCACCGAGATTGCACCAAAcgctggccgttcgctggaggagcagctcttggcgatccaggaccgtctccagccggctcaccgactgctccgccggcttcagcgtgccggggcgcaagtgttggccgccctctggcccggcgaagtggttccccgcacccccagtcggactgccgactggctggaggtggcagtcggccgctttgaagcctggaaggcttcggcggctcggtccggcgccaagcgggcgctggagttcgtcaaggcctggtatcccggcctgagtctggaccagctggctacctggcagcagcaagccgacacggagctggagctggcgcggccggctatcatccggcgggcttcggcgatcgccgactacaccgacaccagcgccttcgcccctgaggtggatgacaacggtgttgcccagtcggaggagtggttcgggctgaacccagcagacggtgaagactcggcggaggagatcgactccagcgacgagggcgaagaggaggaggaggagggtgaagacgccgggccggatggtggagcggccggccagccttagcctgaccgcgcctccagcaccacgtcacgcgcgggtgcgtcgcctgccaccggtggtgaccaagccgagacccgccagccggccactccttcagccggcgacgccgtctccaccgaccaacccggctcccgcaccgtgcctttagtctagtctgctatcttttgttttcctgtcttgtcacttttggaacaatattctgttaagtttacacaattccacccactgggggtgtatttgaacttatgtcgattgccggcctgttgggggctttatatgtatatatgactatgcATGCGTTTGGCATTTCgtcgttctttgcttttcatccttctgttgtttcctttgccgccctcccttggttgccgcctccccagtcagacagttgctctgcagtctgtggctggagaagtgcttggccaactgggagggcaagtactctagctttgttggattatagctaaGTGTtcgggaagccggccagccggctgttctgacagccggcaggcgtggTTGGCGGCCGTCCTTTCGCTATATAAGTTCAtgagtccttagccgtttttcgtgtgggcatcctttctgccttggctcttgctagtcggatagtcggttcttcgagctgcgactttcaacaagagaggactcgggagccggcacactatttgtctgacttcaggtagaacttttaatatagcttaaggcggccagtccccgggacgactagtcgaacccggtgccagacaagagatcaaatgtaataatacatttatggatatgacactcgtcactcatagataaatgaaggcagtccccgagtactgttcggggggcctgttgtttcgtacttaatacaaaaggggagcatgatacatactgctttcaactgtaaaatcttctcaggaggttcgcgtaccatggtcgctctgactccttgccggagtcatccctcttgcgtgctcttggtttttgcgcgtcgatcaagtagtaggagtcgttgcctagtgccttgctgatgacgaaggggccttcccaaggggccgagagcttgtgctggccggctgttcgctggatcagccgaagcacaaggtcgccctcttggaaggatcttggcttgaccttgcggttgtggtagcggcgcaacccttgctggtagatggcggaccggctgagtgctaacagccggccttcttctagtaggtcgacgccgtcttctcttgcttccttggcctccgcctccgtgtacatggtgacccgaggcgagtcgaactcgatgtcggttgggatgacagcctcgacaccatatacaaggaagaacggagtgaagccggttgacttgttgggggtagtacgcagactccagaggacagccggcagctcatcgagccagcagccggccgatcgctccagtggtacaaccagtcggggcttgatgccggagaggatgagtccatttgctcgctcgacctggccgtttgactgcgggtgggcgacggacgctaagtccagtcggataccctgcgtcgcgcagaaacgtgccagtgctcctttggcaaagtttgtgccgttgtcggtgatgatgctgtgcggtacgccgtaccgggtagtgatgtcggtgatgaatgttacggcagtcggcccgttcagcttcttgattggcttcgcttcgatccactttgtgaacttgtccacggcgacaagcagatgtgtcaagccgccgcgggctatcttgaaaggacccaccatatccagtccccagacggcaaagggccaggtgaggggaatggtcttgagtgcagaagctggcaggtgttgcttggaactgaaaacttggcatcctctgcagctcttgactatctctttggcatcttccaaagcagtcggccaaaagaagccatggcggaaagccttggccacgagtgatcttgaggctgcgtggtggccgcattcgccttgatggatatccttgaggattgccactactttttctggctcgacacaacgctggaagactccagtgacgctgcgcttgacaagctctctgttgattattgcatatgctctggctcgccgttgcactagtcttgctgagatctcatcagccggcagctctctgctgactaggaatctgaggatgggctgggcccaagatggagctgtgacttcttcttctgttagtgtagccaccatgactcgggtgggtgggttgggtggcgcgaaattggagtcggccaccgcttcttgtgttgctgcagtccccgggccgactgctgcagtcccctgGCCGGGTCTCGAAGTCctcgggccgggtgcgactacggcagtcggtggggcagttgtcgaagtccccgtgccgcctgcggggttcctccagtcggatccgactgcatcggggtaggcggtacgaagatagagtccgactctggagacggcttgatggacggcttgaggaggcgctggagggagacgccgatcggtatagcctgtcgggtggagccgatccgtgccagggcatctgcttggtcgttgtcggcccttggcacgtgaaggaactcacacccttcgaagtacccactgatctgctggacgaggaatcgatagctcgccatgttcgcgtccttggcgtcccagtcgccagacgactactggaccaccaagtctgagtcgccgtaacataggatccggcgtatgccgagctctttggctagccggagcccatgtacgagcgcctcgtactcggccacgttgttggaggcggcgaagtggatttgcagcgtgtatctgagtttgtcgcctttgggagaggtgaggacgatgccggctcccaagccggtgcgcatcttggacccgtcgaagtgcatccgccaatgggtagagtcgggagccggcggtaggtactgggtctcggcccagtcgacgaggaagtcggccaatgcttgggacttgatggcggtgcggggctggtagaagattgtgtatggtgccaatgcgatggcccatttagccacccggccggatgcatcccggctgcctatgatctcggcaagcagggcggtgcatacgaccgtgatgggatgctcttggaagtagggcttcagcttcttggtggcgaagtacaccccatagcacatcttctggtagtgcgggtagttttgctttgaactgtatagtacttcgcttagataatacaccggcctctggactagctgggctcggccttcttccgggcgctggaccacgacaactgtactgaccactcggctagtcgcggcaatgtagaggagcatgggctccttctcagtcggtgccGCCAGGGCAGGTGgggtggtcagcatcttcttcagctcatggaaggcttggtcggcttggtcattccacttgaagtgagtggacttcttcatgagtcggtacagggggagagccctttctcctagccggctgataaagcagtttagggaggccaagcatccggtgaacttctgcacatctcgcaattttgtgggaatctccatcctctcgatggccttgatcttcacagggttgcactcgatgccgcgttcggagaccagaaagcctagcagctggccggctggtactccgaacacgcatttctcggggttgagcttgatttggaatcggcgcaagttggcgaatgtttctttgaggtcttccagcagggtgccgcgcttctctgtcttcaccacaatgtcgtctacatagacgtgggcatttctgccgagttgcttgaggaggcatttctgcatgcaacgctgaaaagtggcaccggcattccttaagccgaatgtcatagtcaggtaacagaaagctccaaatggtgtgatgaaggcagtcttcaggcggtctgctgggtccaacttgatctgatggtaccctgagtaggcatccaaaaaactcaacagctcgcatccggctgtggagtctatcacttggtcaatccgtggcaacgcaaacggatccttgggacaggccttgttgaggctggtgtagtctatacacatgcgccacttgttgttcttcttgaataccaaaactgggttggcaagccactctggaaaaaatacttccataataaagccggcggcgaggagccgggctatctcttcgcGTCGGCTCGaacgtgtaatttgtgctcgacgaaatccttcgggacacccggcatgtcctttggggaccatgcaaaaatgtctcgattctcacggaggaagtcgacgagctcgccttcctatttactgtccaagtttgccccaatgagagcaaacctttccggattctccgggtccagaggtatcttcttagtctctttggccggctggaaggagccctgcgcatcacaatctttgggattgggggacagggccggctgcttgccggccatggccacaacccgctccagcatcttcttctcttccgccactacgagggactcggccagccggctgctggccatggcgcactcgatggacttcttgtagtcgccggctatggtgatgatccccttcgagctcggcatcttcatctcaggtaggcgtagtggggcacagccatgaacttggccagagcaggtcggctaagcaaagcatggtaggggctctacagatccactacctcaaaccagatcgcttctcggcgaaaatgatccttgtctccgaagagaacatccatcttgatcttgccaatcggggaacaagacaagccggggacgatgccatggaacacggtccggcttggcataagctgctttgccttgatgttcagcttctccatggtatcgcggtacagtatattgatactgcttccgccatctatcaggacgcgggagaatcgggcagctcgcctctccgtcgcgagggtgacgtccaagaccagtgcattggagccaggggatggcatcacctctgggtggtcggcctggctccagttgatgggcttctcggaccagtgcatgaactcgggggcgctagaggcgaccgcgttgacctcttgatgctgacggcgccgactgcgcttgtcttcggcttggcttgtgaagacgacgtaggcggcatgctcttcagggaactcgtcttgaatgACTCCTGCtgggggggctggaggcggcgggccgggaggcggaggcggcacgaacccttcgcccttggagattcgcgtgagccggtggcattttcgggtcgtgtggttggacggcttcgcgccgctgtggaacttgcagggggcgtcgagagtctgctcataagagaaagccggctgccaagccggcctgccacccttttcttgggagcgggccgctcttcgggctgctcatcttcaactgtggccacctgccgactggtggaaggcggcatgggggccttgcgcttgtgatcgttctggtaagggcaccgattggagtcgccagccggcgtctttggagccggagcgagcaccttcccagaggcgtccactcggagctcggttttcatcgaggagtcggccgtggcatacttgtccgcgatgatcagcaattcgtcgagggtagccggctcgtcgcagaggagtcggtgcttgaggagggtgccctctcggcacccggcggtgaagtactcgatggcctgaacctcgtgcaccccctcgcaggagttgcggagctcggcccaccacgtgaggtagtcgcgggtcgactcattgggcccttggacgcacagggagagctggcgaggcttgggaggccgcttgtacgtgctggtgaagttgcggatgaagacttccgtgaagtccagccagctattgatgctgtagggcttgaggctgttgagccaggtgcgcgtcgtgccttgcagcatgaggagGACGTACTTCATGGCCACgtgccgattgccgttggctatgctgacagcagtggagtagtcgatgagccaatcttccggcttcacagagccgttgtacttgggcgtgtctctggggagcgagaaccctttggggaagggctcgtcgcggatgcgggggccaaagcatggcgggccaacatcgtcttcttcttctagggccagggatcgagcaaggcggtcgatccggtggcgggcgtcgttctcgccgactccttctcgacggcctagtcggtcaccaagagtcgggtgcgtgacgggcggcggggtgagacgtccctcccttcgaggcgggggaggaggcggatttccttggcgctccaccgctcgagggtgGCCTTCctcgtcgcgctcgatggtgatacgagtccggctgcggctagcagccggctccttgtctttcctctggcgggcgccgctcgcagtcggcaagcgggacgtcgcggcgtgctcccggcgcggggggtgactatcagcgcgggcgccggcttcgtgtcgtcctgcagccgcgtcgatcagttgctggatccgccttgtcatgtaggggagttcatcggctcccagcccatttagctcttcagcggccgccagggcggctcgtagattctcgagcggggtggcgtagacggggcgatctgcccccagcatgctggcgatagccgcgccgcgcttctggacgaagctggctcggctcggcccgctaggcggcggcgtaccgaaggcggcgcggtcgacttcgcactggtgggcctcggtgaggcatctcatggaggctatcttctggccttccgcgacgagggcgaggcggcgtgcctccagggtctcggcgtcggcgtcggccgggatggggatggataatcatgcatcgccgcttgcagggcgtcgtgggcgttctcgcccgagttggcgacgtggctgatgaccaacacttcggtgacagcgctgctgccactgtcagctcgagggagaggatcgtcgaagaccaccacgtcggaggggtaggcgtcgagcgatgccgtgtcggaatcgacaagcatcgggtcggtggagccgaccgactccaagtctgcaccatactcgctggagacgtgaagctggtcgaggaggttgacgaggcggctctcggggtagtccgtgccagcgtcggacgcgggctcgtcggagatgcgagtctcgccgagcagatcggcgaggtggctcgctgcgcaggcgtcatcgacgccttgcagcgcgtcgaggcaaacgccatcgggcgtagcaggctggctgcgcttgcgggggaggaagagggttcccgtccagaacaggtctccggacgacggtgcacctggccccatggtgggcgccaaatgtcgggtggtaggtgcgacatatgccaacgggtggcttatcatggtgggagccagtaagacgtcgccggtgcctggaaacgggatgaggcgaagacatgcacgccggcgaatcttacccaggttcggggctctccgtggagataacacccctagtcctgctctgcggggtctccgcatgatcaatagatcagaacgagtagctacaaatgccCCTTGAGCTgtggggttcaagggagaagaagagcagggctagctcttgcttccctctctctatggtgtgtgtgtaactctaagaagccaaccctttgcatgggtgccccgggggttttatataggcctacccccgggggtacaattgtaatccgactgggcgcgggtcccagtagtcagtgtctgtgctcaccggcttctccgccggccgttggggcccgccgactgggggaggccgggccgccttcgcgcctctctctggctaaaggggcccgcctcccgtgggccgtactggcgttcgtcgtggatgacgttgaggccagcatggctacagtgctgggccgtacgggagatggctgacccgtacggcgtcctgtggccatgcctgcctcgggcttcgggggtagtgggctgcactgtggccacaccccatcttgtcaccgttatgtgggtgtagttctggtgggtgcggtcttggccggcttcgtGGAGTCGGCGCGCTTCATGGCTGGCTCTTGGAAGTCGGTCCTCTCGCaactatcttgggggaggttaccAAGGCCGGGTCACCTTTGGAGAGTCGGCCCCTGGGGTACTCGGCCAGGGGAAGTCGGCTCAATGcttcgaatgcttgaaggctcaatgggcctgataatttttgaagaaccatgggtagtcggttaggctacccgtggccatttactccgacactttTCCATGGACGACTTTAGGAACACTACTGAGCGTCTCTTTATAGATGCCGACGGTAATACCAAGCTCGAGGTGTTGTACACCAACGAGCCCTACAAGGTGGAGGAGATTCTTTCTCTTTATGAGGAATGGCTGCATGAGGACAGGTACAAGTTTGTTGGTCTTGATCTGGAGTACACACGAGAGGATTATTTTGATCGGAGCAGAAAAGTCGCCATCATGCAACTGGCGATGCGCAAGCATGTTCTTGTCTATAACTTGTGCAAGGCCAAGACGGAGTGCGCTGCTCTGAATGATTTCCTTCGGAACAAAGGTATAATTTTCGCTAGTGTCGACATCAGGAACGATAGAGATGTTCTCGCAAATAGTTTCCTCAAAATCCCAAGAGAGTGTCACATCGACCTTCAAGAGGAGCTCATGATCAAAGGAGGCAATCTAAGGGATTCCATGGCAGATTTGGTAGGAGCCGTCATAGAAAAATCTTACTTGACTATGAAGACGTCTTTTCCAAAAGGTTAGCATGACTACTGGGAATGGAAGCCGCTTTCCCTTGACCACCTGAAATATGCGGCAATTGTAAGTGAAAATTTTGTTTTTTGTgtctttctttttttgttttattgCAACAATAGTACCTTTTCCCCTTTACATATATCTTCATTCTCATCTGCTTTTTGTTTTAGGATGGGTATGTCAGCTACGAGCTCTACCGCCGAGTTCTGTCGATGAAGGACATGATGCATCCTCGTTGTCTTCCCGACCGCAGACGGCGTGGATGTTTCTAAGGAGAACTCCAACTGAGTAGAATGGTCACCGTGGACGTTTGTGTTGACGTTTGTGAGCAGAATGGACTCTTGGAAGACTTTCATTTCTTTTTTTTGTATAATTTATGAGTAATTTTAGTTCAGTCCTGTGGAGTACCGTTTTCATTGGGATTTCGGTTTTTTTATTTTCACAGTATCATGTTTGGCTTGTCTCATGTTATGGGAATgtaaatttttttatgtttttttgTGTTACAAGTTCATTGTTGATGTTTGCGCGAGTTTATGTACATTTATAGAACCCGTTGAAGTGGTGCATATGTATTGTTTGGGAGAAGCGTGTTTTGTGTTTGGCTTATATTCAGCGTTGTTTGTTTGTGTTTGTATTGTTGTATTTTACACATTTGCACAAGAGATGCATGTCTGCTAACGTACGAGGCAACATTTCAGTTTCCTTTCTTTGTGCTCTTCGGGACCATGCCTCGAGAAGCCCGGCATCGATGTCTGTGGAGGCTTCACTCCCGTGGCTTCTTTTCCTCTATTGATGTACCTCACGTGACACATGCGATGCCTCTATGTGCTGGTGTCACACGGTAGTTTCTCTTGAGACTAACACAATCGTGCCTCTGCCACCACTCTTTTGTGCATCCAGGTGGTTTGTACCCGTGCCTCGAGAATGCCAATTCCAAAGCCGTACCTGTGCGCCGAGAAGCTGCAATCGTGCCTGTATACGCTTCAGTTGTATGTCTCATGTACCTGCATTCGCGTGTCTCAGGGAACACGCTGGATGTAATTGTACATTCCTGTGGTGCCAAACGCTCGTCCGTGAGGGGATGCGGTGGCTGTGACTCGTCGTGCTTGTGGTTCTACACGCCCGTGACTCATGAGACTTTAAAACTGTGGCTCTCTGACTTCGCCTGTTGATTCCCTGCTTGCATTGATGTATCTCACGTGATAAACGCCATGACTCTATGTGCCTGCGGTGTCACACGGCTGTCCCTCTTGAGAGTTCGCGACCGTGCCTCTCGAACAGAGTGTTCTCACTGATGTCTTTGCCACCTCTCTTTTTTGCATCCAGAGGATTTGTACCCGTGCCTCGAGAATGCCAATTCCAAAACCGTACCTGTGCGTCGAGAAGCCGCAATTCCATGTCTGTATAGGCTTATATTCCATGCCCCATCTAGCTGCCTTCACGTGTCTCGGGCGACACGCTGCCTGTGACTCGTTGTGCTTGCGGTCCTACACGCCCGTGCCTCAGGATACTATATAACTGTTGCTCTCTGACTTCTCTCGTGGCTTCACTGCCTGTATCCATTTGTCTCACATGATACACATCATGACTCTCCCTGTGCCTGTGGTGTCACACGTCTATGCCTCTATAGACTTCTCAACCGTGCTTCTGCATCTGAGTATTCTCACCGATACCTCTGCCACCACACTTTTGTGAACCCAGAGGGTTTGTACCCGTGGCTCGAGAACGTCAATTGCAAGGCCGTATCCATGCCTCGCGAAGCCAGAACCACGTGCCTGTAGAGGCTATGTTTCCGTGCCTCCGTTGCCTACATTCACATGTTCCCCGCGAGTCGCTGCCTGTGACTCTACGTGCCTATGGTGATACTGACCGAGGTCTCGGAAAGTCATACGCCCGTGCCTGTGGAATAGACACGTATGTGCGTCCTATGGCTGCATACCCGTGCCTCATGTGAAACTCGCCTTGACTATCGAGGGACAGATGGTGTGAATCTAGCTAGATGAGGCACGTATGAGTTTTGGCCTTCGGATCTAAGGTGTATGGCAGGCTGTTCGTTTGCTTCATTGGATTCTTCCGTCGGTGGTCTTTGTTCAAAGGAGGAATTGATGACCGATGCGGCGGCTGTTCGGTATGACTATTCAGTGTGTCAGTTACCGTAAAATAAAGTTAGAGGCTCCTCGATTTCTCCACGGCATCAAATATTTTTGCCCAGCCGTGACTTTAGGAAGTGCATGGTTCCACGAGCTGCAGAAGCACAACCGTCTATTCGCTGTTCCTAGTTCACACGTTAATGAGCATGGTAACTCAAACGTCCCTCGCCAAGGTTAAATACTGGACGTGTTTCTGAGGTCTCCGCGTCGTATTGTAGCCACGGA is drawn from Aegilops tauschii subsp. strangulata cultivar AL8/78 chromosome 1, Aet v6.0, whole genome shotgun sequence and contains these coding sequences:
- the LOC141033800 gene encoding uncharacterized protein; translation: MQYSGDWDGSNDYHNLRAAAFNSQARELTQKTADLTESRAANASLRAQVGGSQAALRAKEAEFAALVQERDRLVKRLADQEESHKAALKAVQDSEAALQAEYETEAAGWAEAKQTLNNGYGQIEDLVDEYFPGYSTATNQIIEARRQARRQAGTEIAPNAGRSLEEQLLAIQDRLQPAHRLLRRLQRAGAQVLAALWPGEVVPRTPSRTADWLEVAVGRFEAWKASAARSGAKRALEFVKAWYPGLSLDQLATWQQQADTELELARPAIIRRASAIADYTDTSAFAPEVDDNGVAQSEEWFGLNPADGEDSAEEIDSSDEGEEEEEEGEDAGPDGGAAGQP